The Tolypothrix sp. PCC 7712 genome includes a window with the following:
- a CDS encoding serine/threonine-protein kinase translates to MSIPCPTCLTDNIDNTAYCIACGTPLVSMISSGEQVSAYHLPSGTLLKKGLYKIEKVLGEGGFGITYKGVFLQNSAQVAIKELWPEKAARIGSTITWPSSITPLQRQHQIQKFQLEASCQHKCSHPNIAKIYDWFEENNTAYIVMEFISGKSLFQILQQEGVLEENRVTSYFIKIAEALKVIHINNLLHRDIKPDNILIDNQDRPVLIDFGATKEFIAGQTREMSVTLTPGYAPLEQYSYRGKRFPTTDIYALCASMYELLTGKLPAAATDIANGSEQLVPPRKLRSNLSPIIEKIILTGMQFKVEDRFQTADELIDALNGKFTSPSQKRAHELVKQGKLLEAVLAYEKYLNSEPNNGEAAVEVALVQLYIDENKAEIAAQKALQLQSNDGRIYGVLGVVNCRKSNWLEAVKNLQQAAQLAPHEVWIQANLAWALGKSGNWQQAEITINKALQLDANCTFALGLQAWIAVNQAQWQLGIRAATQAIFKSKQSSSRNSQELQQWVYPYLILALDKAVVTKQASDVKRRIQEFITQVPDNSFGWGFKGWKAGIQGLWNDAIADLEQASRKSQVPGWVLINQGIAQEHLQNFPAAIQAYETHTQQFLPHAFVLFRLGTLYGRLQQWKKARSYLETAVQVKPNYAEAYHNLGWVLLNIKDQDGQIENFREILSSYRKATELYKQQQKHPLGQSIKQAFQAVGINNF, encoded by the coding sequence ATGTCTATTCCATGTCCAACTTGCCTCACTGACAATATAGACAATACAGCTTATTGTATTGCTTGTGGTACACCTCTGGTTTCTATGATCAGTTCTGGTGAACAGGTATCTGCATATCATTTGCCTAGTGGTACTTTACTAAAAAAAGGGCTATACAAGATAGAAAAAGTGCTGGGAGAAGGTGGCTTTGGGATTACTTATAAAGGAGTTTTTTTACAAAATTCGGCCCAGGTAGCGATTAAAGAACTCTGGCCGGAAAAAGCGGCTAGGATTGGCTCTACAATTACATGGCCTTCTTCAATTACCCCTTTACAAAGACAACACCAAATTCAAAAATTTCAGCTAGAAGCTAGTTGCCAACATAAATGTTCTCATCCTAACATCGCTAAAATTTATGATTGGTTTGAAGAAAATAATACTGCCTATATAGTAATGGAATTTATTTCAGGAAAATCATTATTCCAAATATTACAACAAGAAGGTGTATTAGAGGAAAATCGTGTTACATCTTATTTTATTAAAATAGCAGAAGCTTTAAAAGTTATTCACATTAATAATTTACTACATAGAGATATCAAACCAGATAATATTCTTATTGATAATCAAGATAGACCTGTATTGATTGACTTCGGTGCTACGAAAGAATTTATTGCCGGTCAAACACGCGAAATGAGCGTGACATTAACACCAGGTTATGCACCTTTGGAACAATATAGCTATCGAGGTAAGCGTTTTCCAACAACAGATATTTATGCTCTATGTGCTTCAATGTATGAATTATTAACTGGAAAGTTACCTGCTGCTGCTACAGATATAGCTAATGGTTCAGAACAACTTGTGCCACCTCGAAAGTTACGTTCCAATCTTAGCCCTATAATTGAAAAAATTATTCTTACAGGGATGCAATTTAAGGTTGAAGACCGCTTCCAAACAGCAGATGAATTAATTGATGCTCTCAACGGTAAATTTACTTCTCCCAGCCAAAAAAGAGCACATGAATTAGTTAAACAAGGTAAATTATTAGAAGCAGTTTTAGCTTATGAAAAATATCTCAATAGCGAACCAAATAATGGCGAGGCAGCAGTTGAAGTGGCATTAGTTCAACTGTATATCGATGAAAACAAAGCAGAAATTGCTGCCCAAAAAGCGCTCCAATTACAATCTAATGATGGGAGAATTTATGGAGTTTTAGGAGTTGTTAACTGTCGAAAATCAAATTGGTTAGAAGCAGTAAAAAACCTACAGCAAGCAGCACAATTAGCTCCTCACGAAGTTTGGATACAAGCAAATTTAGCTTGGGCATTAGGTAAATCCGGTAATTGGCAGCAAGCTGAAATAACTATCAATAAAGCACTTCAACTGGATGCTAACTGTACTTTTGCGTTAGGCTTACAAGCATGGATAGCCGTAAATCAAGCACAATGGCAATTAGGAATTCGTGCTGCTACTCAAGCAATTTTTAAGTCGAAGCAAAGCTCTTCTAGAAACTCGCAAGAACTACAGCAGTGGGTGTATCCTTACCTAATTCTTGCCTTAGATAAAGCAGTAGTTACCAAGCAAGCAAGCGATGTAAAAAGACGTATTCAAGAATTTATTACTCAAGTACCTGACAATAGTTTTGGCTGGGGTTTCAAAGGTTGGAAAGCAGGCATACAAGGTTTATGGAATGATGCTATTGCCGATTTGGAGCAAGCAAGCCGTAAATCACAAGTTCCTGGTTGGGTACTCATAAATCAAGGAATTGCTCAGGAACATTTGCAGAATTTTCCGGCAGCTATCCAAGCCTACGAAACTCATACTCAGCAATTTTTACCTCATGCTTTTGTTTTATTTCGTCTCGGCACTTTATATGGACGATTACAACAATGGAAAAAGGCACGGTCTTATCTAGAAACAGCAGTTCAAGTAAAACCAAATTATGCAGAAGCTTATCATAATTTAGGGTGGGTGCTTCTAAATATTAAAGATCAAGATGGTCAGATAGAAAACTTCCGCGAAATTTTGTCATCCTATCGTAAAGCTACTGAACTATATAAACAGCAACAAAAACATCCTCTAGGCCAAAGCATTAAACAAGCTTTTCAAGCAGTTGGTATTAACAATTTCTAA
- a CDS encoding ATP-binding protein: MDLNRNRSDDINLLTQFKEYAVLHPQLARVDMLLMRAIREPAGFAHVLVYGPSGVGKTTMIRQIARRLNAPQTEDYVSNDSSYRNGYVPQLPLLLIETRPPDSGVFNRTDYYRTALKLLNEPFYERRSIVDIDTSEAWEKKGRGRTSKTSQFNDSPELRHALEEAITKRGVRAVILDEAQHLMKIGTGSNAGKLLDQLDWIKSMTNVTGVLHILIGTYELLNFRNLSGQASRRGLDIHFPRYLYQNEQDRLDFQAALLALLKQVPLDTNIPELMQHWLYFYEHSIGCLGVLKDWLIRTVAAALDDGNKALTLKQLHEHTLTLAQCERMAIEATEGEEKLSYMESRREHLWHLLQIGMGSTDVPTSAVPPETPLVGSEITSSKTESPPKTTSTRKKPNVPAPQEFTTTTANEIPVEPALKKKQTRKKTTSTQTLEITETPLSNPSTDLQAITQDTQQQTDKSPQKKSGTRVGQRKPKRDTVGHESPSTT; the protein is encoded by the coding sequence ATGGATTTAAACAGGAACAGGAGCGATGACATAAACTTACTTACTCAATTTAAGGAGTATGCAGTTTTACATCCACAGTTAGCACGGGTAGATATGCTGCTCATGCGTGCGATTCGAGAACCTGCCGGATTTGCTCATGTGTTGGTGTATGGGCCAAGCGGTGTGGGCAAGACGACGATGATACGGCAAATTGCCCGACGTTTAAATGCGCCTCAAACTGAGGATTATGTATCAAATGACTCAAGCTACCGCAACGGTTATGTACCTCAATTACCTCTGTTACTGATAGAGACACGTCCACCTGACAGTGGGGTGTTTAATCGAACTGACTATTACCGGACTGCGCTGAAGCTTTTGAATGAGCCATTCTACGAGCGTCGTAGCATTGTAGACATTGATACGTCGGAGGCATGGGAGAAAAAAGGGCGTGGACGTACTAGCAAAACTTCCCAGTTTAATGATTCTCCAGAACTGCGCCACGCATTAGAAGAAGCGATAACCAAACGTGGTGTACGTGCGGTTATCCTGGATGAAGCGCAACATTTAATGAAGATTGGGACTGGAAGTAATGCTGGCAAGCTTTTAGACCAGTTGGATTGGATTAAATCCATGACGAATGTTACGGGTGTTTTACACATCCTGATTGGTACTTACGAACTGTTAAATTTCCGCAATTTAAGTGGTCAAGCATCCCGGCGCGGTCTGGATATCCACTTTCCGCGCTATTTGTACCAAAATGAACAAGACCGTTTGGATTTTCAAGCAGCGTTATTGGCACTCCTCAAGCAAGTACCTCTTGATACTAATATTCCTGAATTAATGCAGCATTGGCTTTACTTCTATGAACATTCTATTGGCTGTCTTGGAGTCCTAAAAGACTGGCTCATCAGAACTGTGGCGGCGGCATTAGATGATGGAAATAAAGCTTTAACTTTAAAACAATTACACGAACATACCCTAACGCTAGCGCAGTGCGAACGTATGGCAATAGAAGCGACTGAAGGCGAAGAAAAACTGAGCTATATGGAGAGCCGCCGCGAACACTTATGGCATTTGCTACAAATAGGAATGGGTTCAACGGATGTACCGACTAGTGCAGTCCCTCCTGAAACTCCGTTGGTCGGTAGTGAAATCACTTCATCGAAAACAGAGTCACCACCTAAAACTACATCGACTCGGAAAAAGCCAAACGTACCTGCACCACAAGAATTTACGACCACAACAGCAAACGAGATCCCCGTAGAGCCAGCCTTGAAGAAAAAGCAGACTCGTAAGAAAACTACATCTACTCAAACGCTTGAAATTACTGAAACGCCACTTAGTAATCCTAGTACTGACCTTCAGGCGATAACCCAGGACACGCAACAGCAAACAGATAAGAGTCCCCAGAAAAAGTCAGGCACACGGGTTGGACAACGCAAACCCAAGCGAGACACTGTTGGGCATGAATCGCCGTCAACAACATAA
- a CDS encoding PP2C family protein-serine/threonine phosphatase — MTLPLNDKNSSLLIQENQSVQIDNFQVEVISYLGQYTADIYSFKVKILPLDSPNTASKLCLMRVGSVQGGLYRELKLREALGDYKMIVELITYITAESVIVNVHPPIVEQKLSENEKYEIITNTEDITTITNSKNISLHQNTNEDNETSLVIDKDASPLSILLETDSEHLEDEYYPEIDFCSNNVGSKLILISEYPEYTKTLDTWLQSDHSLEESLYITTQVCQFFRYVYERTWCFISLETHLIKIGTPCQFFDLTNAYPVSEMLTAGLLGNYCAPELAYNKSPIHESMSIYTVGALLYHSIHKQPLLPHQTIELKINPIPRIYQILKICLSPVIEERFSLSQLLSILVETRQAIRAPKIKWNVASRSTVGLSTSRLQNEDNYGVRQQQLSDIETMILGVVADGMGGMSQGELASQLSVQTVLDEPIPAEFKTIEQRNEWLMSLFQKANDVVSKNVKNGGTTLSLVLAIAQQLMVAHVGDTRIYLLRQGEIRQLSEDHSLVAMLVASGQITEAESLEHPDRNVLTKSLGSKSKLSDGYVQDLKRTTQELSMTLENGDILLLCSDGVWDLVSKREFAEIFNNNKDLQAAVDTTIEIVIERGASDNATLLAMQCRIDK; from the coding sequence ATGACATTACCTTTAAATGACAAAAATAGTAGTTTATTAATTCAAGAAAATCAAAGCGTTCAAATAGACAACTTCCAAGTAGAAGTCATTTCATACCTAGGTCAATATACAGCGGATATATATAGCTTTAAAGTAAAAATATTACCTTTAGATTCTCCTAACACTGCAAGTAAATTATGCTTAATGAGGGTTGGTTCGGTTCAAGGTGGACTGTACCGAGAGTTAAAACTAAGGGAAGCTCTCGGAGATTACAAGATGATTGTAGAACTTATCACTTACATTACAGCCGAATCTGTAATTGTTAATGTTCATCCGCCTATAGTAGAGCAAAAATTATCCGAAAATGAAAAGTATGAAATAATAACTAATACAGAAGATATTACAACTATAACTAATTCAAAAAACATAAGTTTGCATCAAAATACAAATGAAGATAACGAGACAAGTTTAGTAATTGATAAAGATGCTTCACCTCTGTCTATTCTATTAGAAACCGACTCAGAGCATTTAGAAGATGAATACTATCCAGAAATAGATTTTTGCTCTAATAATGTTGGGAGTAAGCTTATATTAATTAGCGAATACCCAGAATACACAAAAACCCTGGATACTTGGTTACAATCAGATCATTCTTTAGAAGAATCTTTATATATTACTACCCAAGTTTGTCAATTTTTTCGGTATGTTTATGAACGTACTTGGTGTTTTATCTCCTTAGAAACTCACTTGATTAAAATAGGAACTCCCTGCCAGTTTTTTGATTTAACAAATGCTTATCCTGTTAGTGAAATGCTAACTGCTGGTTTATTAGGAAATTATTGCGCTCCCGAACTCGCCTATAACAAAAGTCCTATTCATGAATCAATGAGTATCTATACAGTTGGAGCATTATTATATCACTCTATTCACAAACAACCCTTGTTACCACATCAAACTATTGAACTCAAAATTAATCCTATTCCTCGCATTTATCAAATCTTAAAAATTTGCTTGTCTCCTGTTATCGAAGAAAGATTTTCTTTGTCTCAACTTCTGAGTATTTTAGTAGAAACTCGCCAAGCTATTCGTGCTCCTAAAATTAAGTGGAATGTTGCTAGCCGCTCAACTGTAGGTCTATCAACTAGCCGCTTGCAAAATGAAGACAACTATGGTGTCAGACAACAGCAGTTAAGTGATATTGAAACCATGATATTAGGAGTTGTTGCTGATGGCATGGGTGGTATGTCTCAAGGAGAACTAGCAAGTCAATTATCTGTGCAGACAGTATTAGATGAACCTATACCAGCTGAATTTAAAACTATAGAACAACGCAATGAATGGTTGATGTCGTTATTTCAAAAAGCCAATGATGTTGTTTCCAAAAATGTAAAAAACGGCGGAACCACTCTCAGTTTGGTATTAGCCATAGCACAACAATTAATGGTAGCCCACGTTGGTGATACCCGTATTTATTTATTACGTCAAGGAGAAATACGTCAGTTAAGTGAAGATCACTCTCTTGTAGCAATGTTAGTTGCTAGTGGTCAAATAACAGAAGCAGAAAGCTTAGAACATCCAGATCGTAATGTACTTACTAAGTCTCTTGGTTCAAAAAGTAAACTAAGTGATGGCTATGTTCAAGATTTAAAACGTACTACTCAAGAATTATCAATGACTTTAGAAAACGGAGATATTTTGTTGCTGTGTTCTGATGGAGTTTGGGATTTAGTTTCTAAAAGAGAGTTTGCAGAAATTTTTAATAACAATAAAGATTTGCAAGCAGCTGTTGATACAACTATTGAAATAGTTATTGAGCGAGGTGCATCAGATAATGCGACTCTTTTAGCAATGCAATGCCGGATAGATAAATAG